GGAGTCGGCCCGATGACCGACCTCAGCACCCGTCCCGTCGACCCGGCCTACGTCACCGCGACGCCGGTCAACCCGGCCGGCCTGCCCACGGCGTACGAGCACGGCCACCGGCTGACCGCCGAGGGCACCACCGTCGACCCGATCCTCGTCGAGATCGTGCAGGGCACGCTCGCCAGCGTCGAGATGGAGGTGGAGACCGCCATCGGGCGCACCAGCCGCTCGCCGATGATCCGCGACGCCCACGACTTCCGCGCCGGCATCCACGACCGCCAGCTGCGCAAGCTGACCGGGCGCTCCTACAGCGCGCTGGTCCACCCGGTCGTGCGCGACCACCCGATCGAGGAGATGCGCGAGGGCGACGTCTTCTTCCACAACGACGTCTACGAGTCCGAGGGCGGGATCGGCCACCTGCCCGACCTGTGCGTCACCGTGCCGGTCTTCCACGACGGCGAGGTCGTCGCCTTCGTGCAGGCCTTCGGCCACCACGACGACATCGGGGGCGCCGTTCCCGGGTCGATGCCGAGCAACGCGACCAGCGTCTTCGAGGAAGGGCTGGCCGTCCCACCGATCAAGCTGTGGGACGCCGGGGCGCCCAACAAGGCGGCGCTGCGGATCATGACCCGCAACTCGCGCATGCCCGACAGCCTCGCCGCCGACCTCGACGCCGAGTGCTCGGCCTGCCTGATGGGCGCGCGGCGCCTCGGCGAGCTGTTCGAGCGCTACGGCCGCGACGCGATCGAGGCGTCGTTCGACGCGATCCTCGACGCGACGACCGAGACCTACCGCCGCGAGATCCTGTCCCAGATCCCCGACGGCACCTACGTCTGGGAGGACTACGCCGAGCACGACGGCATCGACGAGCCGCAGCTGCACACCCAGCGGATCACCCTCACCAAGGTCAGCGACGCCCCCGCCGACCCGGACCACGGCCGTCCTGCCGGGCCCCGCCTGATCATCGACTTCACCGGCACCAGCGCCCAGGCGAAGGGCCCGATCAACCACTGCGGCGACTACGTCGGCGGCAACTTCCTCAAGAAGTGGCTCGCGCCGATCCTGCGCAACCTCGCCGACACCCCCGAGCGGATGGCCGAGCTCGACGTCAACGAGGGCATCGTGCCGCTGATCGAGATGCGATTCCCCGAGAAGGGCACGCTGCTCACGCCGATCCACCCCGCCCCGACCAACGCCCGCACCTTCGTGATCCTGCGGCTGCTCGGCGTGCTCGCCGGCGTCGTGGCCAAGGCGGTCGACGGCAGGATGCCCGCCGACCAGGAGACGATCCGCTACACCGGCGTCTACGGCAAGGACCGCGACGGCAACGACTACCTCATGCGCGAGGTGCTCGGCGGCGGCTCGGGTGGGCGCTACTACGCCGACGGCGAGGACACCATCCACGTCGTCCCCGACTCCCGCAACCTGCCCACCGAGTTCACCGAGTCGCGCTTCCCGTTCATCGTCGAGCGCCTGGGCCTCGCGATGGACTCGGGCGGCGCGGGCGAGCACCGCGGCGGCCTGGGCTACGAGAAGCACCTGCGGATGCTCGAGGACGCCCGCTTCATGTCCATCGCCGACCGCTCGATCCTGGCCTGCTGGGGCGTACGCGGCGGCAAGGCGGGCGCGCCGTTCCAGGTCGTCATCGACCCCGGCGGCCCCGACGAGCGCGAGGTCGACGCCCTCGCCGACGCCGAGGAGATCAAGGCCGGCCAGCTCGTCCGGATCCGGACGACGGGCGGCGGCGGCTGGGGCGACCCGCTCGCCCGCGACCCGGAGTCCGTCGTCCGCGACGTGGTCTGGCGCAAGGTGTCGGCCGAGGCCGCGCTGCGCGACTACGGCGTGGTGCTGACCGGCTCGACCGGCGACGGGACGCTGGGCTTCGACGAGTCAGCCACCGCCGCCGAGCGGTCGTCGCGGGCGG
The sequence above is drawn from the Nocardioides sp. zg-1228 genome and encodes:
- a CDS encoding hydantoinase B/oxoprolinase family protein; this translates as MTDLSTRPVDPAYVTATPVNPAGLPTAYEHGHRLTAEGTTVDPILVEIVQGTLASVEMEVETAIGRTSRSPMIRDAHDFRAGIHDRQLRKLTGRSYSALVHPVVRDHPIEEMREGDVFFHNDVYESEGGIGHLPDLCVTVPVFHDGEVVAFVQAFGHHDDIGGAVPGSMPSNATSVFEEGLAVPPIKLWDAGAPNKAALRIMTRNSRMPDSLAADLDAECSACLMGARRLGELFERYGRDAIEASFDAILDATTETYRREILSQIPDGTYVWEDYAEHDGIDEPQLHTQRITLTKVSDAPADPDHGRPAGPRLIIDFTGTSAQAKGPINHCGDYVGGNFLKKWLAPILRNLADTPERMAELDVNEGIVPLIEMRFPEKGTLLTPIHPAPTNARTFVILRLLGVLAGVVAKAVDGRMPADQETIRYTGVYGKDRDGNDYLMREVLGGGSGGRYYADGEDTIHVVPDSRNLPTEFTESRFPFIVERLGLAMDSGGAGEHRGGLGYEKHLRMLEDARFMSIADRSILACWGVRGGKAGAPFQVVIDPGGPDEREVDALADAEEIKAGQLVRIRTTGGGGWGDPLARDPESVVRDVVWRKVSAEAALRDYGVVLTGSTGDGTLGFDESATAAERSSRAAWSRDDDAFFDRGPGYASLAGGAAFAEVDRV